The sequence TGTAGCGCATCGAGTATTGCTGTGCGTGCCTGAGCCAATGTCATTCCTACAAATTGAGCAGCATTTTCATTCATAGTCCCGTCATCGTTTATAACGCATATTTCTGCTAAGCCATGGCGCTGACCTACTTCGAAGTCATTAGGGTCATGATACGGAGTGATCTTAACAACTCCAGTTCCAAACTCCATATCTACGTATTCGTCGGCTATTACTGGAATTTCACGATTTACAAACGGTACCAAAACGGTTTTTCCAACCAGATGCGCATAGCGTTTGTCATTTGGATTAACGGCAATTGCTGTATCGCCTAACAAAGTTTCGGGTCTGGTGGTGGCGAAGCGTATTACTTCATCAGAGCCCACGATTTTATAGTTGAGGTGATAGAAATTGCCCTCTCTTTCTTCGTGAATAACCTCCGCATCAGAAATACTCGTCTTGCATACCGGGCACCAGTTTATGATTCGAGAGCCTTTATAGATGTAGCCTTTTTCGTATAATTTGATAAACACTGCCTCTACTGCAGCAGAAAGCCCAGCATCCATTGTAAAGCGTTCTCTATCCCAATCACAAGAAGAGCCCAGCTTTCGCAGCTGCTGCGTGATCAGCCCGCCGTATTCATCTTTCCATTGCCAAGCACGTTTTAGAAATTCATCGCGGCCGAGGTCGTTTTTGTCGATGCCTTCTTCTTTGAGTTTGTTTACGATTTTAACTTCTGTGGCAATACTAGCATGGTCAGTTCCGGGCATCCAGAGCGTATTATATCCTTGCATTCTCTTATATCTGGTCAAAATATCTTGCAAAGTGTTATCTAGAGCATGCCCCATATGCAGCTGCCCTGTAATATTTGGTGGAGGCATCATAATTGTAAACGGCTTTTTCGATTTATCTACTTCTTGATGAAAATATCCCAGATTCTCCCATTTTTTATAAAGTCTTTCCTCTACTAAAGAGGGGTCATACGTTTTTTCTAGCATAATAATTTCCCTTCTAAATTTATCTTAGGTACGAGAATAACCCGTACCAGTATTTTATATAAGCAAGAACAAAAATCCAATCGCCACCATAACAAATCCTGATAGTCGAACTGACAAAATTGCTCCACTAACCAATAATAAAAAGTCAGATCTATCTTTATCATCAATTTTAACTTTGCCTATAACAATTCGCTTAGCGCAGCAAAGTAGCATCAGACCTATTATGAACAACAAAAATCCTATTGGTTCGATAGTAATTCGCCTCCCCCCTCGTCATAATGTGTAAAATACAATTTATTCTAGTTCAAAGTTGCAGTTTTGTCAATGCCTTACCATTCGCCCAAAGAATTATCATCTTGTGAACATACGGTTGGATTTCGCCAATTGCCATCATAAATATGGTTTTGGAGCAGGTGCTCATCGATTTCAAATCCCAGGCCAGGTCTTGTTGGAACATCGATATATCCATCGTTAATTTCAAACGGCTCCTTAAATAGTCCGACTCCCAGATCCAATTTATCAGGCAAGGTTGGGTGCTCCTGCGCTGTAAAATTTTCTATACATGTATCGATTTGCAAACTGGCTGCTAATGCCACAGGGCCCAACGGATTATGCGGTGCTACGTTTATATAGTAATTCGCGGCCATCGCAGCAATTTTAAATGTCTGAAGGATTCCGCCACAATGACATAGATCGGGTTGTACAATATTTATCGCTTGTTTTTCAATTAACTCTCTAAATCCAAATGTGGTAAAAATTCTTTCTCCCGCAGCAATGGGAATTGTCGTCTTATCCGCAACTTTAACTAGCGCATCTACATTTTCTGGAAGCACCGGCTCTTCTATAAACATAGGATGAAACGGCTCGAGTTCTCGGCATAACACTGGCGCCATAGCAGGAGAAATTCTGCCGTGGAAGTCGATCGCGATGTCTAGATCATCTCCGGCAACTTCACGAACGTACGAGAATGTTCGAATGTAATCTTTCACCATTTTCATAGAATCGATATGTCGTACAGGCACAAACATTCCCATCTTTACAGATTTAAAACCTTGCTCTTTGCGTCGAGCGACCCACTGATCAATCTGATCTTTTTGAGGATGATCTATATTTGGCAGAAGGTGAGCGTACATCCTGATTTTATCGCGACATTTGCCACCCAATAATTGCCATACAGGCACTCCCAAAAACTTTCCCTTAATATCCCAGAGCGCTTGCTCGATTCCGCTAATGGCGCTGCATATCACGGCACCTCCTCGATAAAAGCCGCGTCTATACATAACGTTATAGAGATGCTCAATGTTCATAGGATCTTCGCCTAGCAAATACTCCTTGAAAACTCGAATGGCTTCGCCAACAACTGTAGCTCGTCCTTCTAATGTGGGCTCACCCCAGCCAACAATTCCTTCGTCTGTAGAAATTTTTACTAGCATCCACCTAGGTTTAATATAAAACACTTCTAGATTTATAATTTTCATGGCAACCTCCGTCTAATCTATTTGAATCATTAATTTTGTTGTGCCTTTGGGTATCGTAAATTCAAACGTACCACGAATTCGTTGTATAAATGCAATCTTTTTGATCGAACATTTTACTGATGCCCTCTTAATATCCTCTGCCATACAAATAATCAAGCTACTGTTGGTTGTTGGATTCACCTTGGTGACTGCTATTGTGCATTTGCTAAAGTCTGAGTTAAACTCCGCTTTGTCGATCCAGGTTTCAAATCCAGCAGTTACAGTGCCTGGCTTGTAGTAGGCGTTTGCCCAGATATTGATTGGAGTGGATAGCCCAGCGAAGTGATGAAACCACCCGCCGCGACCTGTTGCGATATTAAGTTCTTCGAAGGTATAGTATGAATCGTCAACCTCTCTTTTCCAGGCTTCTAGTGCACAGGTTGCGATTTGAAGCGCAAAGTCTATATCTCCGATGTCTAGCATCGTCTTAAAAATAAACCATTGATGCGGAAACCAAACTCCGCCGTTCCAATATCCGTTGGGGTTAAAATACGTTGCAGATAAATCCACCGAGCTAATTCCAACCGGCGATAGCAAATGCTTTGGAGACTTTAATCGCTTGAGGATAATATCTTGTTGCGAAGGAGTACACGCACCTGCAATGATGGGGTATATCCCGTCCACGCTTTTGTTGAGGTTTTCGTTAGCTTCGGTTTGCAAAAATCCCAGCGGCTTTCCTTCTTTATCATGGTAGACGTAACTGAAATATCCAGTCTTCGCATCCCAGCTATACTTTTGTAGCGCTTGGGTAAAGTTAGCGATGTCCTCATCATATGCAGCGACATCATCGTCTAAATGCATTTTGATTGCAATCATCTTCAAAATTTTGGCGCTTCGTATAACTTGAGATGTAGAAACGACTGCAGCCATTCGCTCGGATAGCTTATGCTGATGCGTAAATACCTGTGCCGGCAGATCATCCATTCCGCTTGCATTGTAAAAATAGTCAAAGGTAGATAGTAGCCCGCTTTTAAATTTATTTGTTGTCGAGCCTTCTGCTTTTCCGGCCAAAAATTCATAAAATCTCTTTGCATCAGAATAATATTTGGTGTAACCGTCAAAATTTTGAGTGCGCTGAATTAGTTCTAGCAACAAGTAAATTTGTACTGGAACCGGTGAGCCATGCATCAAAAAGGCATAGTCTGGTACATTGCTCAAATACATATCTAGCACATATTCTGCAAGCTTTGGGTTGAACTCCAAAAGCCCTAAGCCAATAAAGCCGGAATCCCAAGTATACAAAGAATCCCAACGTTTTCCAGGCGAAAAGTGCTTGATATATCTACCATTTTTGTAGATAGGATAAACAATATTTGTTAGCAGGGTTGCTTTTAATATTTCATTGCTTAGAGCGTATCGCGCCCCCTCTTTTTTATAGTTGAGTTCCTGATAATTACCGCGTACTTGCAAATATGCTTTTTCGAGGTCCGAGGTGGAAAGGGTGAGAATTTTTTTGTTGCTAATGATAGCATACTCGATGTGGCTTTTGTTTTCTGGTATAAAGATCGAATGGACAAGTGCGTTTTCATAAAAACCGGGATCGCTTCTCTTCCTATTAAAAGAGCCTGTAAATGTGACCAACACATTATCGAAGGAATAATCTGAATTGGATAAACGGCTGATGGTCGCATCTTCGAGGCATCCTGTGTCCAAAGTTCTGTGTCTAACGTTTTTGGAAAATGCTTGAAAGTAAAACAGTGTATTAATGCCAGGATACATATATCTAAATTGCCCGCCGTCATCTACAACTGTGTTTGGCTTAAAATTATAGGAACCCTTGCTAAGCATAACGGTTTCGGGCTCGGCTGTTAGCACCAGAAAGTTAAATTCGATGCCGCCCGCAGCTTCTGCAGAGAGATCTATTGCAATATGCCCCTTTGCGATTGCTCCAACATTTATTGCAACAGTGCCTAACTCTGCCGTTGCCGGAAATGTTATAGTTTTGGAGAATGCTTCGGCGACTTTTAATTCAAAAATCGCTTCTGCGCTCGATACGGTTCGATATCCGAAGACCACATAAGCCTCGTCGATATCGTTTTTGGTTTCTACTGCATAGCCAACCATATCTCCAACTTCTTCTCCGAATTTTTTAAATGGCAAAGTTTGCCTAGCCACCCTATCTCCCAAACCTCTATACCCCACAAAGCGTTGGTCTAAGAACTCACCCTTGCGTTTGCCATCTGGTTGAAGGTTGTCCCAGGGCCTCTTGGTTGCTTGTTCAAAATATTCATAATCCAAGCTGTGCACAAAATATGACGAATCTGATATATTCAGTTCACAAAAATTTTTAAATGGATACTCAATAGCATGAAAATAATTTAACATGCAGTTTACAGGGAGCTTGCTGTTGTTTACAAATTCTGTCCTAATCAAAATCGTTTCCTTATCCAATTTCGAAAATGATACATCAGCAAAAACCTCGTCCTTCCACACCAAATCGTATCTATAACTATAATAGCTCAAGTCTTCTGTGGCTTCCCACGGATGATACCCACAAGGAAATGTTACATTTGGAACTGGTATTCCACTATTTACTATAGTCGGATGGACTACAGTATCAAACCGTATTCCTCTTGTATCTGTTAGTACATTTGATACGCCCATATACTTTTTTGAATATGGACCCCATACTGGCAATAAACTTTCCATAATTCCTCCTTGTCAATCTATATTATATACAACATATAGAAAAATTTCCTTAAAGTCAAGGGAGGCCTATATTTGGTAAGATTTTCTATACTCGCCCGCAGTAGTTTTCCATGCGGAAGATGCACATGAAATGGCAAAACTCTTGAATTTTCATCTGATTTAATGTATAATTTTGGATAATCTTAGATACATACAGATTAATATAATGGTAATAAGAAAGGAATATAATTATGAAGCAAAACTACATTTTGGTAATGTGCGACGATTTGGGTTATGGTGACGTCTCGTTTAATGGCAACAAAATAATTCACACCCCCTATTTAGATAGATTGGCAAAGGAAGGTGCGGTATTCAAAAATTTTTATTCGGGAGCGCCTGTATGTTCACCAACGCGCGGCACTTGTTTGACAGGAAGGCATCACTATCGGTATACGGTGACATCTGCCAATGAAGGTGCGTTGCCTAAAGAGGAGATTACGATAGCGCAAATGCTTAAAGCTCAGGGATACGCAACGGGACACTTTGGTAAATGGCATTTGGGTACGCTTTCAAAAACCATTCCAGATGGTCGACGTGGCGGAGCCAAAAATCTAAAGGCATATAGCCCGCCATGGGAACATCATATCGATGAATGCTTTTCGACAGAGGTTGCGGTGCCGCTCTATAATCCTATGGAGAATCAGCCGTTTGTTAGCAAGTATTGGACTGCAGAAGATGAGTATGCGACAGAAAACTTGGAGGGTGATGATTCAAAAATTATTATGGACAGAGCAATTCCGTTTATCGAGAAAAACGCCGAAGCGAATACCCCGTTTTTTGCAATAATATGGTTTCATGCTCCGCATAAGCCGGTGGTGGCATCTCCGGAGCATCGTTCGCTATATGCGCAGTATCCGCCGTTAATGCAACACTACTTTGGGTCTATTACCGCAATGGACGAGCAAGTGGGCAGATTAAATGCAAAGATTAAAGCGCTAGGACTAGAAGAAAACACGTGTATATGGTTTTGTAGTGACAATGGGCCAGAGGGTGAAAGTGTGAAAGATGGCGGCGATGGCGTGGGCACAACTGCAGGGCTTAGAGGTAGAAAGCGCAGCTTATTTAATGGCGGAATCAACGTACCGGCTTGTATAAAGTGGCCAGCATATGTAGAGGCGGGAAGTACATACTCATTTTTGGCAAGCACGCTCGATTTTTTGCCAACGTTTTTTGCGCATAATGCGATAGAGATGCCAGATAGTAGACCGATCGACGGTGCCAATTTGTTGGAGCACTTTGTAGGTGCAGAATCGAAGAGACTTAAGCCTATCCCAATAAGATTAGCTGGGCATAGTAAAGCAAAGATGGCCGGCTCGCCAACGTTCGGGTTGATTAACGATGACTATAAAATATTGTGTAACTTTAACGAGGAGCATCCGGAGAACATGATGTTTAATACTTTTGCAGATAAACGTGAAGAATTTAATATAGCAGAAACACATGCGGATATCTTCGAAAAATATAAAGCAGAGCTCTGGGAAATGGCGCAAAGTTTTGAGAGGAGTCATTTGGGGGAAGACTACGGCGTTGCGAACTATGAGCCAAAGTTTAAATTCAAGTCTCACGACACGACATGGCATAAAATGGAATAAATTGTGAACGCTACTGCAATAGACGCATCTGTTGCAGTACTTTTTTTTGCAAAGCGTACTATAAAAAATGGAGGGCATCAAATCCCTCCACTACCAGTTCGTTACTATTTTAAATTCAACGCGACGCGATTTTATGTGATCTTCTAATCCCGTTTTGGGGTCAATTATTGGACGGCTAGACGAAAGTCCGTTGGCAGTCATGTTTGCTATTAACCAATCTCTATATGGAGCAGAAGAGGGAAGATTTATCACATATTCTAGCACCTCTCGAGTTCTATCTTGCGAAAGCTCCATATTGTTAAAATATGCCTTGTTTACGTCAATCTGATTGCCCCACTCAGTAGAGGTGTGTCCCTCTATGCGGATTTCTTTGATAACTTCTTTATAATTGTTATAGATCAAATCTAAATATATTGGAAAAAACTTATCCAATATATTTTTAAACGTATCGTTTAGAGCTGCTTGTCCGGTTTCAAATAACACTTCTGGAGAATCAAACCTAATGGTGCTTCCCGAAGTTATCTCCATATTTAACATCTCCAGTTGGTCCCCAAATGCACGCATCAAATCGTCATTAATCTCAGATTTTACCAGTTCATATGATGCTATTACTTTGCTTTGCTCATCTGTTGATTGGTCGTTTATCCGAGCCATAAAGCCAATCGATATCAAAATAAATATTATCATCAATCCTGCCATCAAATCATGTATTGCCGAATCAAATAACACTGTATCTGCGGTATCCGCGGTCACATCATCTGTTGAGCGTAATATTGCCATAAACTTTACCTCCCTCCACAACTTTCATTATGTTCTCTTGCCTCTACGACTTATTAGAAACCTCCAAAATTTCATCGGCAACAGCGAGCGCTTTCATTATGTTCTCTTACCTTTACGACTTATTAGAAACCTCCAGATACTCTTGAGCGTCTTCGATTATTGAATAATTAACAACTCCATCTAGCGGATATTCATTATTCTCATCTCCCGTGTCAGACTCATCCACAATCTTTAACATTCCATTTTTTAACTTATACACAAAACCATCGAGACACTCTTTAATTTCCGCATCAATACGATCAAATTTTTTAGATATGCCCTCATTCGTAGAATCCATAGCTTGTTTAATCTGAGTGTTTTGCGTATTAATTTGCTTGGTTTGCTTTGATAGATTTTTGTAAATTTCATCGCTCCAATCATTTACCGCTTCTCCCAGTTCTTTAATCATATATTTCTGATGCTCTATCATAGAGTCTTTTAGCACTTGTATTGATTTAATACCTTGTTGAATTAAATCTTCGCTAGCCTCTTGAGTACAATTGCTCATAAATGATAAAGCTTTTTTATGGGTATCCGTATTTTCTTTTAACATTTTTTTCAGCTGACCTTTTACGTTCTGCGACATGCTTTCCATAGTTTTTAGTACATTAGAAAAACTTTTTATTAATGTTTCTGCTTGGTCCACTACCACACCTGCAGCATCATGCGTCATTTGTGAAACTTTTC is a genomic window of Candidatus Epulonipiscium viviparus containing:
- the dgoD gene encoding galactonate dehydratase produces the protein MKIINLEVFYIKPRWMLVKISTDEGIVGWGEPTLEGRATVVGEAIRVFKEYLLGEDPMNIEHLYNVMYRRGFYRGGAVICSAISGIEQALWDIKGKFLGVPVWQLLGGKCRDKIRMYAHLLPNIDHPQKDQIDQWVARRKEQGFKSVKMGMFVPVRHIDSMKMVKDYIRTFSYVREVAGDDLDIAIDFHGRISPAMAPVLCRELEPFHPMFIEEPVLPENVDALVKVADKTTIPIAAGERIFTTFGFRELIEKQAINIVQPDLCHCGGILQTFKIAAMAANYYINVAPHNPLGPVALAASLQIDTCIENFTAQEHPTLPDKLDLGVGLFKEPFEINDGYIDVPTRPGLGFEIDEHLLQNHIYDGNWRNPTVCSQDDNSLGEW
- a CDS encoding MGH1-like glycoside hydrolase domain-containing protein gives rise to the protein MESLLPVWGPYSKKYMGVSNVLTDTRGIRFDTVVHPTIVNSGIPVPNVTFPCGYHPWEATEDLSYYSYRYDLVWKDEVFADVSFSKLDKETILIRTEFVNNSKLPVNCMLNYFHAIEYPFKNFCELNISDSSYFVHSLDYEYFEQATKRPWDNLQPDGKRKGEFLDQRFVGYRGLGDRVARQTLPFKKFGEEVGDMVGYAVETKNDIDEAYVVFGYRTVSSAEAIFELKVAEAFSKTITFPATAELGTVAINVGAIAKGHIAIDLSAEAAGGIEFNFLVLTAEPETVMLSKGSYNFKPNTVVDDGGQFRYMYPGINTLFYFQAFSKNVRHRTLDTGCLEDATISRLSNSDYSFDNVLVTFTGSFNRKRSDPGFYENALVHSIFIPENKSHIEYAIISNKKILTLSTSDLEKAYLQVRGNYQELNYKKEGARYALSNEILKATLLTNIVYPIYKNGRYIKHFSPGKRWDSLYTWDSGFIGLGLLEFNPKLAEYVLDMYLSNVPDYAFLMHGSPVPVQIYLLLELIQRTQNFDGYTKYYSDAKRFYEFLAGKAEGSTTNKFKSGLLSTFDYFYNASGMDDLPAQVFTHQHKLSERMAAVVSTSQVIRSAKILKMIAIKMHLDDDVAAYDEDIANFTQALQKYSWDAKTGYFSYVYHDKEGKPLGFLQTEANENLNKSVDGIYPIIAGACTPSQQDIILKRLKSPKHLLSPVGISSVDLSATYFNPNGYWNGGVWFPHQWFIFKTMLDIGDIDFALQIATCALEAWKREVDDSYYTFEELNIATGRGGWFHHFAGLSTPINIWANAYYKPGTVTAGFETWIDKAEFNSDFSKCTIAVTKVNPTTNSSLIICMAEDIKRASVKCSIKKIAFIQRIRGTFEFTIPKGTTKLMIQID
- a CDS encoding sulfatase — protein: MKQNYILVMCDDLGYGDVSFNGNKIIHTPYLDRLAKEGAVFKNFYSGAPVCSPTRGTCLTGRHHYRYTVTSANEGALPKEEITIAQMLKAQGYATGHFGKWHLGTLSKTIPDGRRGGAKNLKAYSPPWEHHIDECFSTEVAVPLYNPMENQPFVSKYWTAEDEYATENLEGDDSKIIMDRAIPFIEKNAEANTPFFAIIWFHAPHKPVVASPEHRSLYAQYPPLMQHYFGSITAMDEQVGRLNAKIKALGLEENTCIWFCSDNGPEGESVKDGGDGVGTTAGLRGRKRSLFNGGINVPACIKWPAYVEAGSTYSFLASTLDFLPTFFAHNAIEMPDSRPIDGANLLEHFVGAESKRLKPIPIRLAGHSKAKMAGSPTFGLINDDYKILCNFNEEHPENMMFNTFADKREEFNIAETHADIFEKYKAELWEMAQSFERSHLGEDYGVANYEPKFKFKSHDTTWHKME
- a CDS encoding OmpA/MotB family protein encodes the protein MAILRSTDDVTADTADTVLFDSAIHDLMAGLMIIFILISIGFMARINDQSTDEQSKVIASYELVKSEINDDLMRAFGDQLEMLNMEITSGSTIRFDSPEVLFETGQAALNDTFKNILDKFFPIYLDLIYNNYKEVIKEIRIEGHTSTEWGNQIDVNKAYFNNMELSQDRTREVLEYVINLPSSAPYRDWLIANMTANGLSSSRPIIDPKTGLEDHIKSRRVEFKIVTNW